In Lactuca sativa cultivar Salinas chromosome 5, Lsat_Salinas_v11, whole genome shotgun sequence, the DNA window GCAAACATGACACCATGAGTAGGATGTCTCATTTCCTCATCATCAGACCCGGATGACCAAATCTAATAAGTTCCACTTTCTTCATCTTCATTCTCTCCTCTTGCCACAAGAGACAATCCCTTGGCCTTCTCACGAACTTCCTCCAGTTTTTCAGCATAGTATGCTTCGTCCTTCACTctattcttcttctcctctttctttctAAGCATACAATCAATTGCaaagtgattcgcaccattgcagtaatgacaatctacaccagaatctcctttcaATTTCTTTTCTGCCTTAAACTCTTTCACCTTGTCATCATTATTCTCAGGCTTTTCAAATTCCTTTTTCTCTTCTACACCAGACTCGTAAGATTTCCTTTCATCTCACTCTGCTTTCCCTTagaattaaaaggctttttgaaaaacgtcTTAAGTCGATTATTCGAATAAAAAGCAATAGCTTCATCATCCGAATTCAAGAGGAAACCTTCTTCATCTGAATTCTCCTTTTCAGCAGATTCCACCTCACACACTTTCGAAACCAGATCTAGTGGTCCTCATAAACTCTGTTTTGCTTCTTCCATTATATCAGACACTTCACtttcgtgtgtctttagctgaTTGTAAACATCATTTAAAGAAGAAATATCAAAGCTCTGTTGATTTTTGATCATCATACTAACACTCCTCCATTCCTTCCTAAGTCCCATAACAAAAGTAAGATTATACTCCATTAGAGACCTTGCAATTCCATAGCGATTGCATCTGTAGATCAACTCATTCAGCCGATCATAGTAAACTTCAATTGTTTCAGTTTCCTTCTATTTGAACTCTTTCAGCTCAACCAAACATAGCTTAACAAAATTCATCTTAGTCTTCTCGCTTCCTTGATACTTTTCCTTGAGATTATTCCAGATATCCTTAGCAATTTTACAACCACGAATGTAGTTATAAATAACAAGTGGCAAAGCACCTCTCAATTCTCTCATACAACGTTTTCATGTTTCTCCAGTCTTGTTTGTTGATCTTCAACAGCAGAAGTAGTTCCAGATGAACCAATATTTTGAACATTCAATGGAGGTTGAATTGTTCCTTTGATGCAATTCCACAACTCTTCATCCAGACCATTCAAGTAGTCTTCCATATGATCAATCCACTGATCGTAGTATTTTGGAATCAgcattggaattttggttgatgATCCGAGCAGATGAGAATACAaagtcattgtgttcatgttCAAGTTCACCATTGATAAACACacgagaaaaaaaattcaaaaatcacagaaaacttgatgaatttgagatTTGATCAAACAAATTGATCAGAAACATATAATCGATCACTCGATTATACAATTTGAATGCATAATCTAATCAAATATGTAGATCAGACGTGATTTTCAGATCCAAAAGCGCAGAAACTTTTGAGACAAAAAAATGACTCAAAATCAGATGACTCAGAAAGAAAATCAGATCAATGCAGtttgattcctgctctgataccaattgtataTGAGAAATCGATTAAGAACAAGATTAATCAATGTAATGAACTCAGAAAGTAAATAAGACTTTGAAGTTTCTATTACTCTCAGTAAGCTTGATTACAAAACATAGACTATGAAATCTGGAAAACTCGTTAGTCTAAACCAaagctcagtccctatttataaggAACATgagagtacaaaaaatactaagtctgGAACCTTTACGCTTCATACAAAAGAGACTtagtaaatacattacatacgAAAATAGACTAAACACTATTCGACTCTTTGCAAGACTTCGACCCTTACATTAGGTATGCAATTTTTAAATGTCTATGATGTTTAATAAGTCTTTTTTCTTAACCACTACGTTGATTTCCTTGTAGGTCATAAGGAATGAGGCCTTGTTACTTCTCACCTACTTTACACGAGAAGCAGAGGTAAATTTCCTCCTATTTATTGTCAAACTCTTTGCTTAACAATAATGTTACATTACTTTCTGTTTCTTGCCTAATGTCCTTTGATTGCTATActagaaatccaaaaaaaaatcttGGTTTTTAATGGTGCTTTTGAGAAGATTTTGAGTATCATTAAAGAAGAGGAGGTTCAGAAGGTGGTGTTGTTGTGAAGGTGATTAGTTAACTCTTACTCAAGTCTATACCATCAATGGGTTTCTATTGTTTTTGGTTAGCTTGTTATGCAAAGATATTGAATCTGTTCCAATATTTGTAACCTCACAGGGCTGTCTTGAATTGTTAACCAATCTCATTCGCAACAATGCATCAAATCAGGTATGATGGTTTGCAGAAAAACATGGGGCTACTATCTATACTAGATGAAACTTCAAATACATTAGAAGCCACTGATTTGACATTTTTCAACAATATCAAACCTTCATCATGGATTCTTCTCCTCCTTTGTATGTTGTAGCGGTGCCCAGACAAGCCTTCTATCTTTAGATGTTCAGATGAGGATGATTGTGTAAATATTTAGGATTATGAACAGGTAAAAATGACTTTTTCCTTATCAAGATTTACTATTTTTAGATACCCATTTCAAAGTTCATGTTCTTTTTGGTTAAATAACAATTTACTTTCATTTTTTAACATCCTACTTTCGTTTCTTCATATTACAACATTGTAGTTGAAACTATGGTAATGTCATTGAAAGACAAAACAATTTTCAAACTACAATGTCCTAATATGAAAAAATTATAAGTATAATTAACGTTGATTTTTGAAACTACAATTCCTTTTTAAGAAAAAAAGAAAGTacaatggaaaaaaaaaactgtTTTTTTTCTCTTGGTTGACACTAACtttttaaaataatgtttttttgcATTATATCTTGAACAAGGTTGGTCAAAAGATAGAACGTGGGGCAATTTTTAGAAATTTGCCCTTATTTGTTTTTCTTACATTTTCCTTGATTTGCAATCATTTTCTAACATATTTTTTGAATATCATTTCTCCAAATAATacttaatggaaaaaaaaaaagacatggcCAACCAAGCTGCATGTGTCAAGTTAACATATCTTGAAAAAGGCATAAATCTTCTATATATATTTACATTCATATTAATTCTTTAGAAGATTTATTATTTGTTTGTGATTGCTACTAAATACAGACTACCATATTTGAGAAGAGTATGATGAAATAGTGGTGGTGCTTTTCTTCCAAAACAGGCATATGTTTtactagggatgtcaacggggacAAACGGGACGGGGATTgcatcccccgcccccgcccccaaaAATTTTTCgttcccccgcccccgaaatttccattctttcAACCCCCGCCCCCGAATTCCCCTTCTGACCCCCGCCCCCGTTTccccgcccccgattgattttgggctaaCTTATTTGGGCTAAAATAAGTTCTTGTTTGGgctaaaataaactattttttggataacaaatagatatttataacataattttacatattacaaacaacttaaaaacatgttttttgttgaatttttgtacgtaaaaattattttgttgtttattatacttatataattaacatatgtcaatttatataatttattaacggggcccccacgggggtttcgggacgggactaccaacccccgcccccgcccccgaaattaaaacgggggttaaccttgcccccaCCCCCGCCCCCGTCCCCGATTTTTTTCAACAAATGCCCCCATACGGGACGGGCCCCCGCGGGATCGGGgtcccacgggactttttgacatccctatatTTTACCCGATAAAGATCACATATTTGAGGAAGAGTACGATGAAACGAACATTTACTATTGTTATATTTTTTGTTGTTATTTTATAAGCTTTTGGATGAtggattaaataaaattaattgtcTTTTTAGGCTAATACTGATTACAAAGGTGTCTGCCATGTTGATCTTGCACAAGGTCAATGTATCCCTAGAGAAGTACACACAAATTAATTAAATTCAATTTCAAATATTAAGTATTATATAAGTAATTAGATATATTATATTAGTTAACTTTGTTCATGGTTTGTATTTAGGTCTTACTTGGTATCGATTCCTATACGTTCATTGCTGGAGCATTTGGCCAACTTGCTACCAGAATCAAAAACATTAACACTGATGCCATATTTGTGTTAGGAACCGGAAAGTTATTGCTTAAGGTTTGAATATTTCATGTTCTttgaaatgtattattgtgttcTGGTTCTTTCTCTTGCCTTTCTTCATAGGTGGTGTTTGTTTGTTATGATGGAATTAGGGAAGGAATTGAATGATTCTTTCCATTGGAATTATAAAAACTTTGCTCACCATTACCATGTTTACAGGTGCCTCCAACCTTAGGATTCGTATTGGATGGAGAAATGCCAGATTATCTTCTTGCAAAAGATTTGATTTTACAAGTAAGATTCACTCTCGATAAGTTCTTGTTACAATTTACCAAAAAGTAATCTTTTAAACACAACTTTAAACTTCCTATCTTGATTCACCAATTAGTTTTTTTGTCATAGATAATTGGTGAAAGATCTATATCTGGTGCCACATATAAAGCAATGGAGTTTGTTTATTCAACTATCGAAAGTCTAACAGTAAGTTTTTAACCAATTTATATAGTTACGTGTTACTTTTAATGTAAATATgatatcaaattttaaattatagAGGCATTTTTGGAAAAAGATCGGCTTGTTTGGGGCATCTATTTTGGCAGGAACTGAAGCTTatattatttatgtttaaaaaagGTTCTGTTAGGCTTTTCTAATTTGTGTTTTTCTATTACATTTTTTTCCCATTTAATATAAAAGAATGGACTTTTatgtaattattatttttaaataaaattgctACTTACCGATGATTTAATGGATGTTGCAtacttaaacttttttttttatttgttggttttaaaatatagattttatttatgttttaatatTTTTTCTGTGTTGAAtatgtaattatttttaatttttcatgaatttataaTAGTTTTTGATAATGCCAAAATCTGTCTCTAATCTGTCACAAAAATCTGTCAGTAATCCGTTAGTGAGTTATTCTGAGATTCTGTCGGTAACTCGTTAGTGAGTTATTCTGTCGATACTCTGTTACAAACACATTCCGTCGGTAATCTGTTGCAAAACTATATCCGTTGGTGATCGGTTACTAGTTACTGACGGAAAATTATGTCGCTAAAAATTTGGCATACCTGTCAGAAATCTGTTACAAACAATTAGCGACAAGAATATACCGACGGATTTTGGTCTGTTTCAATTCCGTCAGCCTATTAGCGACGGATTACCGATCGTTTTGGCTGTTGGTAATgctgttttttttttgtagtagTGCGCATGTTGTATCTTTGGCTAAAGCAACTGAAGATTAGGTATAAAAAGTTGATAACTTTTTTATTGTCATGTTAATTactaaataattatataaaagtgATCAAAACATAGTCCGTAAGTTTCATTATGAAGATGAAATGTCTGCCTTTTGTAAATGGTCATCACATTCTTTTGATATATATTGGTTTATATGAAAGCTGAGGATTATAAATATATTtcttatattatattttttagtTTTGGTACATGATGATAAAATAAAGGTATCTATGATTACTAACTTTTCTACTCTAGATAATAGTATATCAAGAAATTACACTGTTTAGTAATCTTATGAGTAGTGATGAATTAAAAGACATGTCAACATTCAATATTAATCACATAAAATCGTTCGTCCAAACACATGGGTTGTATAGGTTTAACTGTTTGACTAGTTTGATTTTTATAAGGTTACATGTTAGCCACAAAGATTGATTGCGTGAGTTGATTCGAGCAAAAATTTGAAGTAAAAAGGGTTTAAAATGTAATGTTATATCATGGTGTATAATAAAATGTAATGCTATATCATGGCGTGTTTAAAGTTTGATGTTATAATAGGTGTGTTGAAAAAGTAGGttgtcttaataagaaaaatgttaaaaacataatTCTATAATAAAATGTAATGTTATATCATGGTGTGTTTTCAAACCAATAATCTTGCATTTTTATGTGATTTTcctttttatggtttttttaaaATGGAATTTCATTAATTCATTGGTTGCTTACTTTCTAAGTAGTGATGATATGGTTTCATTTACTTAGGTATGATCTAAACATCAATAATTTTAACCTTGAGCACTATCAACAAATAATTTTTAACTAAAGAAAAAAAGAGTTTCATAAAGTTTACTACAATATAATAGGCCTTAAAACACAATGAAATTTGAGAGGATTACAATTTGGTGTTGGAACCTATGTAAATTTATTgataataattaaattttaataatttcactaataaaaaatgtaattttcaaaatttcacttataataagattttttttatttttgtctgTTTCAACTTTCAATACATATGTGtttatttgattttatattaaaaaaggaaataccTATGTACTTTCATTATTTTAGCTCTCAAAGCATCCTATTTTCTCACATCATCGTACTTTCAAGTAGTGTTCTTATACAACAATGTTTTTTGAAAAATCTATCCCGTTATAACAAGAACCAAAAATTGAACGATAGCACCGAGTGAATATACACATAGAATTTGGTAGATAGGATTGACAGTTCCAAGTGATTACATCCTCCTGTCCCCAAAATTAAGTGTTTTTGCTTTGTTGAATCTAGAATTTGACTATAAATTCAGTAGGTTGTATTTCAGTTATGATATATTTTATAAATCCgactataaatataaaatatgtttAAGTTACGTAAAATATACAGACATTCGTCTAATATGATATGTTTAAGTTACGTAGAATACATAAATATTATTGCATCTCAGCCGTACTATGGGTTTTATTACAAATCACTATGCATTTTATGTTGAATTTCAATTTTTTCTGATTGTAATGGGTTTCATTTTAGATCACTGCATCTCAGTTGTACTATGAGATAGAGATCTTTGATTCCATTGGGTTTTATTTCAGGTTTAGTTTTGATTTTAGTTTTTGAGTTTGATTGATTACATATTTAGGCTTGAATAATGAAGTAAGAGAAAGTGGTCGGAGATGGTGATCTTCCTCCCTACGGAGTATGTAAAGGAACAAGATTTTATAGGATGAGGGTGGCCCCGTTATATTTAAATAAgacaaatttatataaaattaggATTGTTCACTATTTGGTTAAAACCGAATTGTCGAATTAGACAATATAGATTAGACTATTTGGTTCACAAAttcagatttttggattggttttcaacaaaaccgaatttttattttggattttggattggctttggtttataaaataagaatcgAATAGTCTAAACAAAAcgaataaaattttattatttatttacttttaatatatatatttttaattatttatttattttattattattgttttttcttttataaagTTGGGTATTATTCTAATTATATGTGGAAATCATACATAGAGTAGAGAGTGATATGTGTCAACCATAGTCTTACAATTACTATCATGCCATGAGCCATATCAtgatcttttctttctaagtcgAGGGCCAACAAACTAGGTCTTAcaaacaagtgccaagagccacctccgggttttccatgcaagcatcacaaagacaactagcatcctacatataaCTGTCAGGGTCCATACCTTGGTCTTGCATACAGTTTGATGGGAGCCATAGCAGGTCTTTCATACAACTCCCAAGGGCCACCACCTGGTCTTCCTATATACATAATCCAGTGGGTCAGTATCGGTGCCTTCAACctacaagtatagtgaggagactcacttg includes these proteins:
- the LOC111887969 gene encoding 3-isopropylmalate dehydratase large subunit, chloroplastic-like, whose product is MTQNQMTQKENQINAVIRNEALLLLTYFTREAEGCLELLTNLIRNNASNQANTDYKGVCHVDLAQGQCIPREVLLGIDSYTFIAGAFGQLATRIKNINTDAIFVLGTGKLLLKVPPTLGFVLDGEMPDYLLAKDLILQIIGERSISGATYKAMEFVYSTIESLTRHFWKKIGLFGASILAGTEAYIIYV